In Microbacterium sp. 1.5R, the following are encoded in one genomic region:
- a CDS encoding FAD-dependent oxidoreductase, translating into MKPLWKLDRTPPIGTPFDPGARHDVIIVGAGLTGLSTAVMLTRAGLDVAVIEAGSVAELATGGNTGKLTLLQGKRLAEIRKHHSAALVQAYVEGNREGMDWLVGFADHAGVSYERRIDHSYAQDAGGIDSVREVHEAAREAGLETRMLTRGELAGAAFPAAGAVALDDQVTIDPALVTHALADELLSAGGTLHTGVRVTATHALPDPRVETPLGPLFADHIVIATGYPILDRGLYFAKMRAFRSYCVSFRLPGGVPDSTFISVDSPTRSIRPVSDADGPGGPARLVVGGNGHSVGRSDGETAAIDDLVEWTRRYFPDAEETHRWSAQDYQSNNQIPFVGAMPRGLGRIRFATGYAKWGLSNAPAAALRLTAEILGANWHDRPSWMVKIGTRLTVPADLARGAIEGAKVAAAATTGWVDAERRPVPVPKPAEGEGVVANRSGRPVGISTVDGVTRAVSAVCPHLGGVLDWNDAECTWDCPLHASRFTADGTRIEGPALQDLKPVPRKVGG; encoded by the coding sequence ATGAAGCCACTGTGGAAGCTCGACCGGACCCCGCCCATCGGCACACCGTTCGACCCCGGCGCACGACACGACGTGATCATCGTGGGTGCGGGCCTCACCGGCCTCAGCACGGCGGTCATGCTCACGCGCGCCGGTCTCGACGTCGCGGTGATCGAGGCGGGATCCGTCGCCGAGCTCGCGACCGGCGGCAACACCGGCAAGCTCACCCTGCTGCAGGGGAAGCGTCTCGCCGAGATCCGCAAGCACCACTCCGCGGCGCTCGTGCAGGCCTACGTCGAGGGAAATCGCGAGGGCATGGACTGGCTGGTCGGCTTCGCCGATCACGCGGGAGTCAGCTACGAGCGGCGGATAGACCACTCGTACGCGCAGGACGCCGGCGGCATCGACTCGGTGCGCGAAGTGCACGAGGCGGCGCGGGAGGCGGGCCTCGAGACCAGGATGCTCACGCGAGGAGAGCTGGCCGGTGCGGCCTTCCCCGCCGCGGGAGCCGTGGCGCTCGACGACCAGGTGACCATCGATCCGGCACTCGTCACCCATGCGCTCGCGGACGAGCTTCTCTCCGCCGGGGGAACCCTGCACACCGGCGTCCGGGTCACGGCGACGCATGCGCTGCCCGACCCTCGAGTAGAGACACCGCTCGGCCCGCTGTTCGCCGATCACATCGTGATCGCGACCGGGTACCCGATCCTCGACCGGGGACTCTACTTCGCGAAGATGCGCGCCTTCCGCTCGTACTGCGTCTCGTTCCGCCTCCCCGGCGGCGTGCCGGACAGCACGTTCATCTCGGTCGACAGCCCCACGCGCTCGATCCGCCCGGTGTCGGATGCGGACGGCCCCGGCGGTCCTGCTCGACTGGTGGTCGGCGGAAACGGCCACTCCGTCGGCCGCTCGGACGGCGAGACCGCCGCGATCGACGATCTGGTCGAGTGGACGAGGCGGTACTTCCCGGATGCCGAGGAGACCCACCGCTGGTCTGCCCAGGACTATCAGTCGAACAACCAGATCCCCTTCGTCGGCGCCATGCCCCGGGGTCTCGGCCGCATCCGCTTCGCGACCGGGTACGCCAAGTGGGGTCTGTCGAACGCCCCCGCCGCCGCTCTGCGTCTCACCGCGGAGATCCTCGGTGCGAACTGGCACGACCGACCGTCGTGGATGGTCAAGATCGGCACGAGGCTCACCGTGCCGGCCGATCTTGCCCGCGGGGCCATCGAGGGCGCCAAGGTCGCCGCCGCAGCGACGACCGGGTGGGTCGACGCCGAGCGTCGGCCCGTGCCGGTCCCGAAGCCGGCAGAGGGCGAGGGCGTGGTCGCGAACCGCAGCGGCCGACCCGTGGGCATCTCGACGGTCGACGGCGTCACTCGGGCCGTCTCGGCCGTGTGCCCGCACCTCGGAGGCGTGCTCGATTGGAACGACGCCGAGTGCACGTGGGACTGCCCGCTGCACGCCTCGCGCTTCACGGCGGACGGCACGCGCATCGAGGGGCCGGCGCTGCAGGACCTCAAGCCCGTGCCCCGCAAGGTCGGCGGCTGA
- a CDS encoding fluoride efflux transporter FluC, producing MTFRRLLLVFVGGSIGTAARLAIGLLMPDVGGVPLATIVVNVLGSLLIGVLAARLPGATELRLLLGTGVLGGFTTYSAFMTGTVALWGDAPVLAFAYAAASLVLGLAAAAAGLRLGRPRRPTLPAGGRA from the coding sequence GTGACCTTTCGCCGCCTGCTCCTCGTCTTCGTCGGCGGGAGCATCGGCACCGCCGCTCGGCTCGCGATCGGTCTGCTGATGCCGGATGTCGGGGGCGTGCCTCTCGCGACCATCGTCGTGAACGTGCTCGGATCGCTCCTGATCGGCGTTCTCGCCGCGCGCCTGCCCGGCGCCACGGAGCTCAGACTGTTGCTCGGCACGGGCGTGCTCGGCGGCTTCACGACCTACAGCGCGTTCATGACCGGAACGGTCGCGCTCTGGGGCGACGCCCCGGTGCTCGCATTCGCGTATGCGGCCGCCAGTCTGGTCCTGGGACTCGCCGCCGCCGCGGCGGGCCTGCGACTCGGACGCCCGCGTCGACCGACGCTCCCTGCGGGAGGGAGGGCATGA
- a CDS encoding fluoride efflux transporter FluC, whose product MTPLLFVAAALAGGVGALLRYVIDLGVSKVVGRRLPWGILVVNLTGSFALGLLTTALPSESFVVGAGLLGGYTTFSTAMLDTVVLWRDGQRRASAVNAIGMLLLGLIAAGLGLALGSTL is encoded by the coding sequence ATGACTCCGCTGCTGTTCGTCGCGGCCGCGCTCGCCGGAGGGGTGGGAGCCCTCCTCCGGTACGTCATCGACCTCGGTGTCTCGAAGGTCGTCGGACGCCGCCTCCCTTGGGGCATCCTCGTCGTCAATCTCACCGGATCGTTCGCGTTGGGCCTGCTGACCACGGCACTGCCGTCCGAGTCGTTCGTGGTCGGGGCCGGTCTTCTCGGCGGATACACGACGTTCAGCACCGCCATGCTCGACACCGTCGTGCTGTGGCGAGACGGTCAGCGCAGAGCATCCGCTGTCAACGCCATCGGGATGCTGCTGCTCGGGCTGATCGCCGCTGGTCTCGGGCTGGCGCTCGGGTCGACGCTCTGA
- a CDS encoding TetR/AcrR family transcriptional regulator has translation MSDGTRRRRDPEARRREIITAAAELIVEIGVDALTHRKVAARAGVPLGSTTQYFATLDDLRDAAIGALAAEIEARIDATRRAVVIEGVTPEGLARLVRRGLEDARAVQADRAVVTAAVHDPRVRQFARLWSDEIVGFIAPVHGVDRARAAAVFIDGVLWHSQIHDEPLDEELIRDALAGILTPQASTSAPTAAASA, from the coding sequence ATGAGCGATGGCACGCGCCGCCGCCGCGATCCTGAAGCGCGCCGTCGCGAGATCATCACCGCGGCAGCCGAGCTGATCGTCGAGATCGGCGTCGACGCACTCACCCACCGCAAGGTCGCAGCCCGGGCCGGAGTGCCGCTGGGATCGACGACGCAGTACTTCGCCACGCTCGACGATCTGCGTGACGCGGCGATCGGAGCGCTGGCCGCCGAGATCGAGGCGCGCATCGACGCGACACGACGGGCCGTCGTGATCGAGGGAGTGACGCCAGAGGGGCTCGCGCGCCTCGTGCGCCGCGGGCTCGAGGACGCACGCGCCGTCCAGGCCGACCGCGCCGTCGTGACCGCCGCGGTGCATGACCCGCGCGTCCGGCAGTTCGCGCGACTGTGGTCCGACGAGATCGTCGGCTTCATCGCGCCCGTTCACGGGGTCGACAGAGCGAGGGCCGCAGCCGTCTTCATCGACGGCGTACTCTGGCACTCTCAGATCCACGACGAGCCGCTCGACGAAGAGCTCATCCGCGACGCCCTCGCCGGGATCCTCACTCCTCAGGCGTCCACCTCCGCACCCACCGCCGCAGCATCCGCCTGA
- a CDS encoding efflux RND transporter permease subunit, translating to MSNLAVLSLKNRALIALITIVAAVFGGLALTNLKQELIPSLELPNLMVMTTYPGASPEVVENDVSTPIESAIQGVPGLEGTTATSTTNASIVQATFAYGTNLATAEQKIQQAINRISGQLPEDVSPQVLTVSIDDFPVIQVAVTGFEDAENAQAELQSVAIPELEDVDGVNAAEIIGGVGQRITITPDVAKLAAIGQSTQAITTALQQNGTLFPGGDITENGQTLTVQTGAKITSVDELAALPLVGTTESIGDVATVVQESDPISSISRVDGKDALSISITKLPAANTVEVSQGVIAALDTIGEAFPDAEFTIIFDQAPFIQQSIETLATEGLLGLVFAVIVILVFLLSIRSTLVTAISIPTSVLITFIGLQAFGYSLNILTLGALTIAIGRVVDDSIVVIENIKRHYVGDADKGDAIRLAVREVAMAVTSSTITTVAVFLPIVFVGDMVGELFRPFAMTVSIAMVASLLVSLTIVPVLAYWFLRPGKPLLDENGVQIDPEDPDAPPTRLQKGYRPILGWTLKHSGLTVVLAVVVLGATLAAAPLMKINFLSDSGQNTMTVTQDLGPTASLETKSEAAIAVEDALLDIDGITHVQASIGSSGSALRDAFSGGAGVTYSVLTDADADQEKLRADVQDAIEGLTDVGEVSVAASAGLGSSDIEITVSASDSEDLQTATTAVVDELDGRDGIGQVTDNLAAALPYLAVVVDRDAAAQRGLSEVAVGSIVSNTMRPQQVGTVEIDDTALTVYLAASEPPATAQALRELTIPSATGVVQLQDIATVEERNGPTSITTEQGRRTATITVPPASDNLAVATQSVTEALAAVDLPDGASAEVGGVASQQADSFSQLGLAMLAAILIVYVVMVATFKSLRQPLLLLVSVPFAATGAILLQIVTGVPLGVASLIGVLMLIGIVVTNAIVLIDLVNQYREKGLSTIDAVKAGGEKRLRPILMTALATIFALTPMALGITGHGGFISQPLAIVVIGGLISSTVLTLIVLPTLYNLVEGAKERRRARKAGSGDDGSAPNGDSDPSDGPRPSGDLALAGAGTSESGSAESGSSLPHANQLTRRELRERGE from the coding sequence TTGTCGAACCTCGCCGTCCTGAGTCTGAAGAACCGCGCACTGATCGCGTTGATCACGATCGTCGCCGCCGTGTTCGGCGGGCTCGCTCTGACGAACCTCAAGCAGGAGCTCATCCCGTCGCTCGAGCTGCCCAACCTGATGGTCATGACGACCTACCCCGGCGCCTCGCCCGAGGTCGTCGAGAACGACGTCTCGACCCCCATCGAGTCGGCGATCCAGGGTGTCCCCGGCCTCGAGGGCACGACCGCCACGAGCACGACGAACGCGTCGATCGTGCAGGCCACCTTCGCCTACGGCACCAACCTCGCGACCGCCGAGCAGAAGATCCAGCAGGCGATCAACCGCATCTCGGGGCAGCTGCCGGAAGACGTGAGTCCGCAGGTGCTGACGGTGTCGATCGATGACTTCCCGGTGATCCAGGTCGCCGTGACCGGCTTCGAAGACGCCGAGAACGCGCAGGCCGAGCTGCAGAGCGTCGCGATCCCCGAACTCGAAGACGTCGACGGTGTCAACGCCGCGGAGATCATCGGCGGCGTCGGCCAGCGCATCACGATCACACCCGACGTCGCGAAGCTGGCGGCGATCGGTCAGAGCACGCAGGCCATCACCACGGCGCTGCAGCAGAACGGCACGCTGTTCCCCGGCGGCGACATCACCGAGAACGGCCAGACGCTCACCGTCCAGACCGGCGCGAAGATCACCTCGGTCGATGAACTCGCGGCGCTGCCGCTCGTCGGCACCACCGAGAGCATCGGCGACGTCGCCACGGTGGTGCAGGAGAGCGACCCCATCTCGTCGATCTCGCGCGTCGACGGCAAGGACGCCCTCTCGATCTCGATCACCAAGCTGCCGGCCGCGAACACCGTCGAGGTGTCGCAGGGTGTCATCGCCGCGCTCGACACGATCGGCGAGGCCTTCCCCGACGCCGAGTTCACGATCATCTTCGACCAGGCTCCGTTCATCCAGCAGTCCATCGAGACGCTCGCCACCGAAGGCCTGCTCGGACTCGTCTTCGCCGTGATCGTCATCCTCGTGTTCCTGCTGTCGATCCGCTCGACGCTCGTCACGGCGATCTCGATCCCCACCAGCGTGCTCATCACCTTCATAGGGCTGCAGGCGTTCGGATACTCGCTGAACATCCTCACCCTCGGCGCGCTCACGATCGCGATCGGCCGTGTGGTCGACGACTCGATCGTCGTGATCGAGAACATCAAACGGCACTATGTGGGGGATGCCGACAAGGGAGACGCCATCCGTCTGGCGGTGCGCGAGGTGGCGATGGCAGTCACATCCTCGACCATCACGACGGTCGCCGTCTTCCTGCCCATCGTGTTCGTCGGCGACATGGTCGGCGAGCTGTTCCGGCCGTTCGCCATGACCGTGTCGATCGCGATGGTGGCGTCGCTGCTGGTCTCGCTGACCATCGTGCCGGTGCTCGCGTACTGGTTCCTCCGCCCGGGAAAGCCGCTGCTCGATGAGAACGGCGTGCAGATCGACCCGGAGGACCCGGACGCTCCGCCGACGCGACTGCAGAAGGGCTACCGTCCGATCCTCGGCTGGACGCTGAAGCACTCCGGCCTGACCGTCGTGCTCGCCGTCGTGGTGCTCGGTGCGACGCTCGCCGCCGCACCGCTCATGAAGATCAACTTCCTCAGCGACTCCGGTCAGAACACCATGACGGTGACGCAGGACCTCGGCCCGACCGCGAGCCTGGAGACCAAGTCGGAGGCGGCGATCGCCGTCGAGGACGCACTGCTCGACATCGACGGCATCACCCACGTGCAGGCCTCGATCGGCTCGAGCGGATCCGCCCTGCGTGACGCGTTCTCGGGCGGAGCGGGCGTGACCTATTCGGTGCTCACCGACGCGGATGCCGACCAGGAGAAGCTCCGAGCCGATGTCCAGGACGCGATCGAGGGCCTCACCGACGTCGGCGAGGTGTCGGTCGCCGCCTCCGCCGGACTCGGCTCGAGTGACATCGAGATCACCGTCTCGGCATCCGACTCCGAAGACCTGCAGACCGCCACCACCGCCGTGGTGGACGAGCTCGACGGTCGGGACGGCATCGGACAGGTCACCGACAACCTCGCCGCGGCTCTGCCGTACCTGGCCGTGGTCGTCGACCGCGACGCCGCCGCGCAGCGTGGACTGTCGGAGGTCGCCGTCGGATCCATCGTCTCGAACACGATGCGCCCCCAGCAGGTGGGCACGGTCGAGATCGACGACACCGCGCTGACTGTCTACCTCGCCGCATCCGAGCCGCCCGCCACCGCGCAGGCGCTTCGTGAGCTCACCATCCCGAGTGCCACCGGTGTGGTGCAGCTGCAGGACATCGCGACCGTCGAGGAGCGCAACGGCCCGACCTCCATCACCACCGAGCAGGGACGCCGCACCGCCACGATCACGGTGCCCCCGGCATCCGACAACCTCGCCGTGGCGACCCAGTCGGTCACCGAGGCGCTGGCCGCGGTCGACCTGCCTGACGGCGCGTCAGCCGAGGTGGGCGGTGTCGCCTCGCAGCAGGCCGACTCGTTCTCGCAGCTCGGGCTCGCCATGCTCGCCGCGATCCTGATCGTCTACGTCGTGATGGTCGCGACGTTCAAGTCGCTGCGTCAGCCGCTGCTGCTGCTCGTCTCTGTGCCGTTCGCGGCCACGGGCGCGATCCTGCTGCAGATCGTCACGGGTGTGCCGCTCGGCGTCGCCTCGCTGATCGGTGTGCTGATGCTCATCGGCATCGTCGTGACCAACGCGATCGTGCTCATCGACCTCGTCAACCAGTATCGCGAGAAGGGGCTGTCGACGATCGATGCGGTGAAGGCCGGTGGCGAGAAGCGTCTGCGTCCGATCCTCATGACGGCGCTGGCGACGATCTTCGCGCTCACCCCGATGGCACTCGGCATCACCGGGCACGGCGGGTTCATCTCG